The following are encoded together in the Gemmatimonadaceae bacterium genome:
- a CDS encoding lysylphosphatidylglycerol synthase domain-containing protein, whose amino-acid sequence MGRKAWVRALSAVLSIAVVAYVGWAMSRNWKAYTSQPLETHLRWGMVLASGGVIVTAYAVLVQTWRIMLVEWGGRLSFWRAAHIWSVTNLYRYVPGWVWQIGAMGVMAQREGVSPIAATGSSILSTIVNITTGFAIALGSGSVALDALHPGTSRVAFVLTLAAIAGLVALPVAMPGILAVLRRATGRDIPEATVPPRVIAYAIVGNLIAWFLYGLALYLLVIGVLGRATGALSSYIAVYSASYVLGYIVVFLPAGAGVRDGSMAAALPAFRLMTGPQALLIAVASRLLTSILDVVPGFLFLAVDAWRRRSTSQPRPNASSR is encoded by the coding sequence GTGGGGCGTAAGGCATGGGTCCGCGCCCTGAGCGCCGTGCTCTCGATCGCGGTGGTGGCGTACGTCGGCTGGGCGATGTCCAGGAACTGGAAGGCGTACACCTCGCAACCGCTCGAGACGCACCTGCGGTGGGGGATGGTGCTGGCGTCGGGCGGCGTGATCGTCACCGCGTACGCCGTGCTCGTGCAGACGTGGCGGATCATGCTCGTGGAGTGGGGCGGGCGGCTCTCCTTCTGGCGGGCCGCGCACATCTGGAGCGTCACCAATCTGTACCGCTACGTGCCAGGATGGGTGTGGCAGATCGGCGCCATGGGCGTGATGGCCCAGCGGGAGGGCGTGTCGCCGATCGCCGCCACGGGATCCTCGATCCTCAGCACGATCGTCAACATCACCACCGGCTTCGCCATCGCCCTCGGCTCCGGGTCGGTGGCGCTCGATGCGCTCCATCCCGGCACCAGCCGGGTGGCGTTCGTCCTGACCCTCGCCGCGATCGCCGGCCTCGTGGCGCTGCCCGTGGCCATGCCGGGGATTCTCGCCGTACTGCGCCGGGCGACGGGCCGCGACATCCCGGAGGCCACCGTCCCGCCGCGCGTCATCGCCTACGCCATCGTGGGCAACCTGATCGCCTGGTTCCTGTACGGACTCGCGCTCTATCTGCTCGTCATCGGCGTCCTGGGACGGGCAACTGGCGCCCTCTCGAGCTACATCGCAGTTTATAGCGCGTCGTACGTGCTCGGCTACATCGTGGTGTTCCTGCCGGCGGGAGCTGGCGTCCGCGATGGCTCCATGGCCGCGGCCCTGCCGGCGTTCAGGCTCATGACGGGCCCGCAGGCCCTGCTGATCGCGGTCGCGTCGCGCCTCTTGACCTCCATCCTGGACGTCGTGCCCGGATTTCTCTTTCTCGCCGTCGACGCCTGGCGTCGCCGATCCACTTCGCAACCGAGACCGAATGCTTCGTCGCGATGA
- a CDS encoding polyprenol monophosphomannose synthase, with the protein MPERALVVIPTYNERENIARIIDAVLGQDPRLEVLIVDDGSPDGTAAIVRGIMERTPRVHILERAKKLGLGTAYLAGFAWALEQTFDYVFEMDADFSHDPAHLPQFLRAIQDADLVLGSRYLNGRVSVVNWPISRLLLSYFANVYARGVTGLPVWDSTGGFKCFRRTVLEAIDLTRVHSNGYAFQIEMSFRAWKKRFRIAEIPIVFVDRTEGTSKMSKAIVREAIWMVWWLRLKSIAGRL; encoded by the coding sequence GTGCCTGAACGCGCCCTGGTGGTCATTCCCACCTACAACGAGCGCGAGAACATCGCGCGCATCATCGACGCCGTCCTGGGGCAGGACCCGCGGCTCGAGGTGCTGATCGTGGACGACGGATCCCCCGATGGGACGGCCGCCATCGTCCGGGGGATCATGGAGCGTACCCCCCGCGTACACATCCTGGAGCGGGCGAAGAAACTGGGGCTGGGCACCGCGTATCTGGCGGGCTTCGCGTGGGCGCTGGAGCAAACGTTCGACTACGTGTTCGAGATGGACGCCGACTTCTCGCACGATCCCGCCCATCTGCCGCAGTTCCTGCGCGCCATCCAGGACGCCGATCTCGTGCTGGGCTCCCGGTACCTCAACGGGCGTGTGAGCGTGGTGAACTGGCCCATCTCACGCCTCCTGCTGAGCTACTTTGCCAACGTGTACGCCCGCGGCGTGACCGGCCTGCCGGTATGGGACTCCACCGGTGGCTTCAAGTGCTTTCGCCGAACGGTCCTGGAAGCCATTGATCTGACGCGAGTTCACTCCAACGGCTACGCCTTCCAGATCGAGATGAGCTTCCGGGCCTGGAAAAAGCGATTCCGGATCGCCGAGATTCCGATTGTGTTCGTGGACCGCACCGAAGGAACGAGCAAGATGTCCAAGGCGATCGTCCGCGAAGCGATCTGGATGGTCTGGTGGCTCCGGCTCAAGTCCATCGCCGGCCGGCTGTGA
- the dapF gene encoding diaminopimelate epimerase, giving the protein MIPSGREFFKMSGSGNDFVFVDARTQAPGPLDQVATIQAICARGTGVGADGIVFLEQSAVASVRMRYLNSDGSVAALCGNATLCTARLFVELGGARPGQPFTIESAAGVLQAVIGPQGPEVGMPAVAEMTPDAHPALAPGERRMGFAKVGIPHLVVLCDDLELVDVAGRGRGLRFDPGFAEGTNVDFVARGSDGSWHMRTYERGVEGETLACGTGAVASAAVLSRWGIGAARETIVTRSGKPLTIRLETDQDRVLPSLAGEARIVYRGQLGEV; this is encoded by the coding sequence ATGATCCCGTCGGGCCGCGAATTCTTCAAGATGAGCGGGTCGGGCAACGACTTCGTGTTCGTGGATGCCCGAACCCAAGCCCCCGGACCACTCGATCAGGTGGCGACGATCCAGGCGATCTGTGCCCGCGGCACCGGGGTAGGGGCCGACGGCATCGTCTTCCTCGAGCAGAGTGCCGTCGCATCGGTCCGGATGCGCTATCTGAACAGCGATGGTTCGGTCGCGGCCCTCTGCGGCAACGCCACCCTCTGCACAGCCCGGCTGTTCGTGGAGTTGGGGGGGGCTCGTCCGGGGCAGCCGTTCACCATAGAATCGGCGGCCGGCGTGCTCCAGGCGGTCATAGGCCCACAAGGTCCTGAGGTCGGGATGCCGGCCGTGGCCGAAATGACCCCCGACGCACACCCCGCGCTGGCGCCGGGAGAACGGCGCATGGGGTTCGCCAAGGTGGGGATTCCGCATCTGGTGGTGCTCTGTGATGACCTGGAGCTGGTGGACGTCGCGGGTCGGGGCCGTGGGCTCCGCTTCGATCCGGGGTTCGCCGAAGGCACCAACGTGGACTTCGTGGCCCGCGGTTCCGACGGTTCCTGGCACATGCGGACCTACGAGCGCGGGGTGGAGGGCGAGACCCTGGCCTGCGGAACGGGCGCCGTGGCGTCCGCCGCGGTTCTGAGCCGCTGGGGCATCGGGGCGGCGCGCGAGACGATCGTGACCAGGTCCGGCAAGCCGCTGACCATCCGCCTCGAGACCGATCAGGACCGGGTGCTTCCGTCCTTGGCCGGCGAAGCCAGGATCGTCTACCGAGGCCAGCTGGGCGAGGTCTGA
- a CDS encoding tetratricopeptide repeat protein produces MTEPVVETPVRTNREESVIEWLQRNARLLTISAVVVAAGGAGYWFYARSVQIRDQNAERALNTALQSVGAGNAALAVSDLNKVVDRYSNTQSGIEAGMLLAQMNYNAGKVQAGIAVLQKLLPSSAASMDMPDIYGLIGDGQMQSNKPADAAQSYQKAADAAKADDYKAYQLSKAARAFLAAHDTATATKIWEKLADDPKAQGVAAEARVRLGEVQAKPASKG; encoded by the coding sequence CGAAACGCGCGCCTGCTCACCATCTCCGCGGTCGTCGTCGCCGCGGGTGGGGCCGGCTACTGGTTCTATGCCAGGTCCGTCCAGATCCGCGACCAGAATGCCGAGCGGGCGCTGAACACGGCGCTGCAGTCGGTGGGGGCGGGGAACGCGGCGTTGGCCGTGAGCGACCTGAACAAGGTCGTGGACCGGTACTCCAATACGCAGTCCGGGATCGAGGCCGGCATGCTGCTGGCCCAGATGAACTACAACGCCGGCAAGGTCCAGGCCGGGATTGCGGTGCTCCAGAAGCTGCTGCCCAGCAGCGCGGCGTCGATGGACATGCCGGACATCTACGGGCTGATCGGCGACGGCCAGATGCAGAGCAACAAGCCGGCCGATGCGGCACAGTCCTACCAGAAGGCGGCCGACGCCGCCAAGGCCGACGACTACAAGGCGTACCAGCTCTCCAAAGCCGCTCGGGCCTTCCTGGCGGCGCACGATACGGCGACCGCCACGAAGATCTGGGAGAAGCTGGCGGACGACCCCAAGGCCCAGGGAGTGGCCGCCGAAGCCCGGGTGCGGCTCGGTGAGGTCCAGGCCAAGCCCGCGTCCAAGGGCTAG